GCATCGTGGAGGACAGCCTCGGCTGGCACGACCCGCTCGGCGGCATCACGACGAAGGATTTGACGGAGCGCAAATACGGCAAGACGACGTACCAGGAACTGCGCAACGGCTGGCTGAAGAACGCACGGGACAATTTCGCGGCGGAGCTTACGCGCAACGGACTCGGGCTGAGGGATCTTGTACCGGTCGTGAACTTGTTCTCCAAGGTCGTATGCGAGGAAGGCGGCGCGCTTCGGTTCGTGCCCGGGCATTGCCCGGCGGGAGCGACCGTCACGCTGCGTACCGAGCTGGATACGCTGTTCGTCGTCTCGAATACGCCGCATCCGCTCGATCCGAGCGAGACGTACCCTTCCGTGCCGGTCACGATCGAAGTGCTGCCGGCGGAGCCGGTCGATCCGGCGACGGACCGCTGCGTCAATCACCGCGGGGAGAACCGCCGCG
This genomic stretch from Paenibacillus sp. harbors:
- a CDS encoding urea amidolyase associated protein UAAP1 gives rise to the protein MNDIIWSKTIPPGGKWSGTVGKNKLVRFTTAEAGANVAALLYHADDLTERYNMPDTLKAQYTAHLTAGNVLMSDNGRALASIVEDSLGWHDPLGGITTKDLTERKYGKTTYQELRNGWLKNARDNFAAELTRNGLGLRDLVPVVNLFSKVVCEEGGALRFVPGHCPAGATVTLRTELDTLFVVSNTPHPLDPSETYPSVPVTIEVLPAEPVDPATDRCVNHRGENRRAFENTWEYLALRGNAR